The proteins below are encoded in one region of Mycobacteriales bacterium:
- a CDS encoding helix-turn-helix domain-containing protein gives MAVSTPWSSLPPGLGDSVRPFLPEVVDEVVTSIPSEVPSYARPLEGRFGQGVRTGVEVALGRFLDLPGTDSPALAPQDRDVYLALGRGELLQGRSLESLLAAYRVGARVAFRRFADLAAHIDPGLLMPLAESVFAYIDELSAVSAEGYAAEQSRRAGESDRRRGELLTLLLSGTGDAPSAAAAASAAGWVLPEQLAAVVVEEEHAAGLRTRLGPDALVAPYGGEVVALLPAPARPAARETLRTALRGWRAGVGPSRPWVAVPVSLRLAQQASALLIRGLVRDGPVFADEHLADLVVHRDPDLVAVLVATRLTPLDALRDSSRERFAETLLAWLQHRGERQHVAAALHVHPQTVGYRLGRLREMFGEVLEDPQARFELEVALRAQADQHPPAHRTS, from the coding sequence ATGGCCGTCTCCACACCCTGGTCGAGCCTGCCGCCCGGGCTCGGCGACAGCGTCCGGCCCTTCCTGCCCGAGGTGGTCGACGAGGTCGTCACCAGCATCCCGTCGGAGGTGCCGAGCTATGCCCGGCCGCTGGAGGGCCGGTTCGGGCAGGGCGTGCGCACCGGGGTGGAGGTGGCGCTGGGCCGCTTCCTCGACCTGCCGGGCACCGACAGCCCGGCACTCGCGCCGCAGGACCGGGACGTCTACCTCGCGCTCGGGCGCGGTGAGCTGCTGCAGGGGCGCAGCCTGGAGTCCCTGCTGGCCGCCTACCGGGTCGGTGCGCGGGTCGCCTTCCGTCGCTTCGCCGACCTCGCCGCCCACATCGACCCCGGCCTGCTGATGCCGCTGGCCGAGTCGGTGTTCGCCTACATCGACGAGCTCTCGGCGGTCAGTGCGGAGGGATATGCCGCCGAGCAGTCGCGCCGGGCCGGCGAGTCCGACCGCCGTCGCGGCGAGCTGCTCACGCTGCTGCTCTCCGGCACCGGCGACGCGCCGTCGGCGGCTGCGGCCGCGTCCGCCGCCGGATGGGTGCTGCCCGAGCAGCTCGCGGCCGTCGTCGTGGAGGAGGAACACGCAGCCGGCCTGCGTACCCGGCTCGGTCCCGACGCGCTGGTGGCGCCGTACGGCGGGGAGGTGGTGGCTCTGCTCCCCGCGCCGGCGCGGCCCGCGGCGCGCGAGACGCTGCGTACGGCGCTGCGCGGCTGGCGGGCCGGGGTCGGCCCGAGCCGCCCCTGGGTGGCGGTGCCGGTCAGCCTGCGGCTGGCGCAGCAGGCGTCGGCGCTGCTGATCCGCGGGCTCGTGCGGGACGGGCCGGTGTTCGCCGACGAGCACCTCGCCGATCTGGTGGTGCACCGCGATCCCGACCTGGTGGCCGTGCTGGTGGCGACCCGGCTGACGCCGCTGGACGCGCTGCGGGACAGCTCGCGGGAACGCTTCGCCGAGACGCTCCTGGCCTGGCTGCAGCACCGGGGAGAGCGCCAGCACGTCGCCGCCGCGCTGCACGTGCACCCGCAGACGGTGGGCTACCGGCTCGGGCGGCTGCGGGAGATGTTCGGGGAGGTGCTGGAGGACCCGCAGGCGCGGTTCGAGCTGGAGGTGGCGCTGCGGGCGCAGGCGGACCAGCACCCGCCTGCACACCGGACGTCCTGA